A genomic window from Camelina sativa cultivar DH55 chromosome 2, Cs, whole genome shotgun sequence includes:
- the LOC104720710 gene encoding uncharacterized protein LOC104720710: MKPHEDWVSESWTVDCVCGVNFDDGKEMVDCDECGVWVHTWCSRYVKGDDLFVCHKCKIINNNDDIELSKLPPVTKSIRMGNVSTQTQSETVPILKPCSEIPIEERVHVQGVPGGDLALFECVSSVFSRQLWTCSGYVPKKFSFQYREFPCWDEKEDGKGKDARNWSSRDIEIKHSHQSDVDKEKSLLLRLSTNKRRKDLPGAFEDRANKKVRVADKEEDGDKKAVL; this comes from the coding sequence ATGAAGCCACACGAGGATTGGGTTTCTGAATCATGGACTGTggattgtgtttgtggtgtgaATTTTGATGATGGTAAAGAGATGGTTGATTGTGATGAATGTGGTGTTTGGGTTCATACATGGTGTTCTCGTTATGTTAAAGgagatgatttgtttgtttgtcacaAGTGCAAGATCATAAACAACAATGATGACATCGAATTGTCCAAGTTACCACCGGTTACTAAATCAATTAGAATGGGGAATGTATCTACTCAGACTCAGAGTGAGACTGTTCCAATATTGAAGCCTTGTTCAGAGATTCCAATTGAAGAAAGGGTTCATGTACAAGGAGTCCCTGGTGGTGATTTGGCTCTGTTTGAATGTGTTTCGTCTGTTTTTAGTCGTCAGCTTTGGACTTGTTCTGGTTATGTGCCTAAGAAGTTTAGTTTTCAGTATAGGGAGTTTCCTTGTTGGGATGAGAAGGAGGATGGTAAGGGAAAGGATGCTAGGAATTGGAGCTCTAGAGACATTGAGATTAAACATTCTCATCAGAGTGATGTTGACAAAGAGAAGAGCTTGCTTCTTCGTTTGAGTACAAATAAGCGGAGAAAAGATTTGCCTGGAGCCTTTGAAGACCGGGCAAATAAGAAGGTTAGAGTTGCAGATAAAGAGGAAGATGGTGATAAGAAAGCAGTTTTGTGA